A region of Pseudomonas putida DNA encodes the following proteins:
- a CDS encoding lytic murein transglycosylase: protein MLLSLLPRWKSRQLIAASSFILLVACAEKPTAADALPLAPAQPAPVVNLPGATPDASTTEIQPLQTFAQWQAGFRQQALQAGISPTTFDRAFVGVTPDMDVIKADRSQPEFTRPVWEYLEGALSPLRVRNGKKLLEQNAELLSRIEQRYGVDRQVLVSVWGMESNFGQFQGSKSVIRSLATLAYEGRRPQFAQDQLIAALQILQNGDIQPEAMRGSWAGAMGQTQFIPTTYNTHAVDFDGDGRRDIWNSTPDALASTAHYLQSSGWKRGQPWGFEVQVPAGFDFWLADGSLRKPVSEWLQLGVKLPAGTQLPANSNQLSAALLLPAGARGPAFLVLDNFRAILKYNNSSSYALAVSLLGDRFSGWGFIAGSWPKEDLPLSRSERMELQNLLNASGHDAGNADGIIGANTRKAIRNAQQGFGWAADGYPTHKLLESLRQR from the coding sequence ATGCTCCTCAGTCTTCTCCCCCGTTGGAAATCCCGTCAACTGATCGCGGCCTCCAGCTTCATCCTGCTCGTCGCCTGCGCGGAAAAACCCACCGCCGCCGATGCCTTGCCGCTGGCCCCTGCCCAGCCCGCCCCGGTGGTGAACCTGCCCGGTGCAACGCCCGACGCCAGCACTACTGAGATCCAGCCTCTGCAAACGTTCGCGCAATGGCAGGCTGGCTTCCGCCAACAGGCCCTGCAGGCCGGTATTTCGCCAACCACCTTCGACCGTGCATTCGTCGGTGTAACCCCCGACATGGACGTGATCAAGGCCGACCGCAGCCAACCTGAATTCACCCGCCCCGTGTGGGAATACCTGGAAGGCGCCCTGTCGCCACTGCGCGTGCGCAATGGCAAGAAACTGCTGGAGCAGAATGCGGAACTGTTGAGCCGCATCGAGCAGCGCTATGGCGTGGACCGCCAGGTGCTGGTTTCGGTATGGGGTATGGAAAGCAACTTCGGCCAGTTCCAGGGCAGCAAGTCGGTCATTCGCTCGCTGGCGACCCTGGCCTACGAAGGCCGCCGCCCACAGTTCGCTCAGGACCAGCTGATTGCCGCCCTGCAGATCCTGCAGAACGGCGATATCCAGCCTGAGGCCATGCGCGGTTCATGGGCCGGCGCCATGGGCCAGACCCAGTTCATCCCGACCACCTACAACACCCATGCGGTGGATTTCGACGGCGATGGCCGCCGGGACATCTGGAACAGCACCCCCGACGCCTTGGCCTCGACCGCGCACTATCTGCAAAGCTCCGGCTGGAAACGTGGCCAGCCTTGGGGCTTTGAAGTGCAAGTACCGGCAGGCTTCGACTTCTGGCTGGCCGATGGTTCGCTGCGCAAGCCGGTGAGTGAATGGCTGCAACTGGGCGTGAAGCTGCCCGCCGGCACCCAGTTGCCCGCCAACAGCAACCAGCTGTCCGCCGCCCTGCTGCTGCCTGCGGGTGCACGCGGCCCGGCGTTCCTGGTGCTGGACAATTTCCGCGCCATTCTCAAGTACAACAACTCATCGTCCTATGCCCTGGCCGTGAGCCTGCTGGGTGATCGGTTCTCGGGCTGGGGCTTCATTGCCGGCAGCTGGCCGAAGGAAGACCTGCCATTGAGCCGCAGCGAGCGCATGGAACTGCAAAACCTGCTCAATGCCAGCGGGCATGACGCCGGCAATGCCGATGGCATCATTGGCGCCAATACCCGCAAGGCCATTCGCAATGCCCAGCAAGGGTTTGGGTGGGCGGCGGATGGGTATCCGACGCACAAGCTGCTTGAGAGCCTGCGTCAGCGTTAA
- the arfA gene encoding alternative ribosome rescue factor ArfA — MSKKPKKHGPNKAKSIVAQPLFRCRQEQPDKGKGSYRREAFQSRDWEASYFLAA, encoded by the coding sequence ATGAGCAAAAAGCCGAAAAAGCACGGCCCCAACAAGGCCAAGTCCATCGTCGCCCAGCCCCTGTTCCGCTGCCGCCAGGAACAACCAGACAAGGGCAAAGGCAGCTACCGCCGCGAAGCCTTCCAATCGAGAGATTGGGAGGCTTCTTACTTTTTGGCCGCATGA